One window of Plasmodium relictum strain SGS1 genome assembly, chromosome: 14 genomic DNA carries:
- the MYCBP gene encoding C-Myc-binding protein, putative — MSDSENISNLKDEFISYLEKHDVINHISRALLKLFEEEEKPDDAIKYICENLFNTTDVSLEDLKRENLFLRQENQKLTKKFEELNDTLKKLISSQNDMK, encoded by the exons ATGAGTGATAGTGAAAATATAAGCAATTTAAAAGATGAATTTATTAGTTACTTAGAAAAACATGACGTAATAAATCATATAAGCAGAGCTCtcttaaaattatttgaagaagaagaaaaaccTGATGACgctattaaatatatatgtgaaAATTTATTCAATACAACTG ACGTGTCTTTAGAAGATTTAAAGAgagaaaatttatttcttcgCCAAGAAAATCAAAAATTAACGAAAAAATTTGAAGAATTAAAtgatacattaaaaaaactaATTAGCAGTCAAAATGATatgaaatga
- the PNPase gene encoding 4-nitrophenylphosphatase, putative, whose product MSLIYSCDNKENDSIEIEKKYEKFMKECNIKKLVNAKDFLKNIQVFFFDCDGVLWHGDVLMKGAIEVIHNLLREGKRVYFITNNSTKSRENFLEKFRKLGFTFIKRENILCTSYAISKYFHNKEEYASKKKKIYVIGEKGICDELDSLNLEWVGGYHDNDKKVIIRDDFEIKVDENIGAVVVGMDFNINYYKIQYAQLCINELDAEFIASNRDSTGNFTSKQKWAGTGSIVSCIETVALKKPKVLGKPNIYMIEDILKDLKVDKSKVVMIGDRLDTDIIFAKNCKINSILVFTGVTDENIYLNHNHLNIKPDYFMKSISELL is encoded by the coding sequence ATGTCATTAATATATTCATGTGATAACAAAGAAAATGACTCAattgaaatagaaaaaaaatatgaaaagttTATGAAAGAgtgtaatataaaaaaattggtCAATGCAAAAGattttttgaaaaacattcaagtttttttttttgattgtGATGGTGTTTTATGGCACGGGGATGTATTAATGAAAGGAGCAATTGAAGTAattcataatttattaagAGAAGGAAAAAGAGTAtattttataacaaataactcAACAAAATCAAGggaaaattttttagaaaagTTTCGTAAACTAggttttacttttattaaaagagaaaatatcCTTTGTACATCGTATGCAATCTcgaaatattttcataataaagaagaatatgcttctaaaaaaaaaaaaatttatgtaattGGGGAAAAAGGAATATGTGATGAGTTAGATTCTCTTAACCTTGAGTGGGTAGGCGGCTATCATGATAATGACAAAAAGGTTATTATAAGAGAtgattttgaaataaaagtTGATGAAAACATTGGAGCAGTTGTAGTTGGAATggattttaatattaattattacaaAATTCAATATGCACAGTTGTGTATAAATGAATTGGATGCTGAATTTATTGCATCTAATAGAGATTCTACAGGAAATTTTACTTCTAAACAAAAATGGGCAGGAACAGGTTCTATTGTTTCATGTATTGAAACCGTAGCTCTTAAAAAGCCGAAAGTTTTAGGTAAACCTAACATATATATGATTgaagatatattaaaagatttGAAAGTTGATAAATCAAAAGTTGTTATGATAGGAGATAGATTAGATACAGATATTATCTTTGCAAAAAATTGCaaaattaattctatttTAGTATTTACAGGAGTAACTGacgaaaatatatatctaaaTCATAATCATTTAAACATTAAACCAGATTACTTTATGAAATCTATATCAgaacttttataa